A single region of the Malus sylvestris chromosome 8, drMalSylv7.2, whole genome shotgun sequence genome encodes:
- the LOC126632412 gene encoding L-type lectin-domain containing receptor kinase IX.1-like — translation MIFHYSNKRYIFSVFFLSIHLFAPFANPLSFSFPQFDSGSNKIGYAGDAFLSSTKIELNQQLGSPCVGRATYSEPLQLWDSTTSSLADFATHLTFTVDSGDSQTLGDGFAFFLAPVGYPIPPNSHSGNLGLFNKTTNLVVSQNHIVAVEFDNFKNEQWDPPAPHVGINVNQISSTVSGSWDLRSKSENVGHAWITYNASSNNLSVFWTYDVSPIFVDNSSLFSVIDLRKVLPEQVTIGFSASAVQKQRHVIRSWEFNSSLDSVEVAIKQKEKKTKKAILITAVVASSFVLMLGVAICCFCLLVVKKRRNRNDGHAKHSNDLNLEKLAFPKRFSYKELVAATNGFEDDRKLGQGGSGQVYDGILQDLGCAVAVKRIFAKIKNHEKIFTTEVKIISRLMHKNLVQFIGWCHEEGKCLLVYSYMPNGSLDMHLFGPRTTLQWSFRYKIALGLASALHYLHEDAERCVLHRDIKSANVLLDNDFSAKLGDFGIAKLVDPLVRTQTTGVVGTYGYMAPEYAKGGKATKESDMFSFGVVALELACGRRTYEDAGYHEPLFSWAWKLYLAGNLLDVADERLCMNFNRNEMECLLVVGLWCTRPDHEERPKAGQVVKVLQLEAPLPELPQNMHEYLLPQRPQQAFSSHGSITDTFEDAGR, via the exons ATGATCTTTCACTACTCAAACAAGCGCTACATTTTTAGTGTCTTCTTCCTTTCCATCCATCTTTTCGCTCCCTTTGCCAATCCACTTTCCTTCAGCTTCCCACAATTCGACTCTGGCTCAAATAAAATAGGCTACGCGGGCGATGCCTTTCTCTCCTCCACAAAGATCGAACTCAACCAGCAGCTGGGGTCACCCTGTGTCGGGCGAGCTACGTATTCAGAGCCTCTGCAGTTATGGGACTCTACTACGAGCTCGCTGGCAGACTTCGCCACTCATTTAACTTTTACTGTCGATTCTGGCGACAGTCAGACCCTTGGCGACGGTTTTGCCTTTTTTCTTGCACCCGTTGGCTATCCTATTCCGCCCAACTCCCACAGCGGAAATCTAGGATTGTTCAACAAAACAACTAATCTTGTAGTGTCACAAAACCATATTGTAGCTGTTGAGTTTGATAACTTCAAAAACGAGCAGTGGGATCCACCTGCGCCCCACGTGGGGATCAACGTGAATCAGATTTCCTCCACGGTTAGTGGCAGTTGGGATCTTAGAAGCAAAAGTGAGAACGTTGGTCATGC atgGATAACTTACAATGCTTCCTCCAACAACCTCAGTGTGTTTTGGACATACGACGTAAGCCCTATTTTTGTGGACAactcttctcttttttctgTCATTGACTTGCGAAAGGTTCTCCCTGAGCAGGTTACAATTGGGTTTTCTGCTTCTGCTGTTCAGAAGCAGCGGCATGTTATAAGATCATGGGAATTCAATTCCAGTTTGGATTCTGTTGAGGTAGCCATCAaacagaaggaaaagaaaacgaaGAAGGCAATCTTGATCACGGCAGTTGTAGCTTCTTCTTTCGTTTTGATGCTTGGTGTAGCCATTTGCTGTTTCTGTTTGTTGGTGGTTAAGAAGCGAAGAAATCGGAATGATGGACATGCAAAGCACTCGAATGATTTGAATCTTGAGAAACTGGCATTTCCGAAACGGTTTTCTTACAAAGAATTAGTTGCAGCAACCAATGGCTTTGAGGACGATAGAAAGCTAGGCCAAGGAGGGTCAGGACAAGTTTATGATGGAATATTACAAGATCTTGGATGTGCGGTTGCTGTGAAGAGAATCTTTGCCAAGATTAAGAACCATGAGAAAATCTTCACCACTGAAGTAAAAATAATAAGTCGTTTGATGCACAAGAATCTGGTGCAATTCATTGGATGGTGTCACGAGGAAGGCAAATGCTTACTTGTTTATTCGTACATGCCTAATGGCAGCCTTGACATGCATCTATTTGGCCCTAGAACAACCCTGCAATGGAGTTTCAGATATAAAATAGCTTTAGGCTTGGCCTCGGCGCTTCATT ATCTACACGAAGATGCAGAGCGGTGTGTTCTTCATAGGGATATCAAATCAGCTAATGTCCTGTTGGACAACGATTTCAGTGCTAAGCTTGGGGATTTTGGGATTGCGAAGCTTGTGGATCCACTGGTCAGGACTCAAACAACAGGGGTGGTAGGGACTTACGGCTACATGGCACCGGAATATGCGAAAGGAGGGAAGGCCACTAAGGAATCTGATATGTTTAGTTTTGGAGTTGTGGCCTTGGAACTTGCATGTGGAAGGAGAACTTACGAGGATGCCGGATATCATGAGCCGCTCTTCAGTTGGGCTTGGAAGCTGTACCTTGCAGGAAATCTTCTCGACGTGGCGGACGAGAGATTGTGTATGAATTTCAATAGAAATGAAATGGAATGCTTGTTAGTTGTGGGATTATGGTGCACTCGCCCTGACCACGAGGAGAGACCAAAAGCAggacaagtagtgaaggttctTCAGCTCGAAGCACCCTTGCCCGAACTTCCCCAAAATATGCATGAATATCTACTGCCTCAACGTCCACAACAAGCTTTCTCCTCTCACGGATCCATTACTGATACCTTTGAAGATGCAGGTCGGTAG
- the LOC126632414 gene encoding L-type lectin-domain containing receptor kinase IX.1-like, with translation MFQSILASFILIVISFLAPLAHPLSFKITQFDQTTKNISYEGDASRVPRAIQLNSQSSWMVGRATYTEPLHLWDSSTGSLADFTTHFTFVVDTGNNNVFSDGFAFFLGPVGYPIPPNSAASSLGLFNSTTKLRSNNQIAAVEFDTFANEAFDPQKWHVGIDINSISSVDTASWTNVSSNSGKLGHAWITYNATSKNLSVFWTYDENPVFVNNSSLSHQIDLREVLLEKVTIGFSASTGVFPERHLIYSWEFSSSLDFTSKQKKVVPSAQGSRFTQSQNEKKRDKRFLIVAVAVSFFVLMFCVAICRLVIKKKRVYRTDAPSVNTNLEGLAFPKRFAYKELAAATNGFANDVRLGQGGSGQVYKGMLKDLGCAVAVKRIFAESEHHEKIFVNEVKILSRLIHRNLVQFIGWCHEQGECLLVYAYMPNGSLDMHLFGHGAALQWDFRYKIALGLASALHYLHEDVEQCVLHRDIKSANVLLDDEFSTKLGDFGIAKLMDPRFRTQTTGVVGTFGYMAPEYEKGGRASKESDMFSFGVVALELACGRRTFHDGELDVPLVSWVWQLYLAGNLLYAADERLDSNFDINEMECLLIVGLWCTNPDNKERPKAGQVMNVLQLEAPLPDLPHDMHDLPLPQLQ, from the coding sequence ATGTTTCAAAGCATTCTAGCAAGTTTCATCCTCATTGTCATTAGTTTTTTGGCTCCCCTTGCACATCCGCTGTCCTTCAAAATAACGCAATTCGACCAAACTACAAAGAACATATCTTATGAAGGTGATGCCTCGCGGGTACCCAGAGCAATTCAACTCAACTCACAAAGTTCATGGATGGTTGGGCGGGCTACGTACACAGAGCCTCTCCACCTGTGGGACTCTAGTACAGGATCACTGGCAGATTTTACTACTCATTTCACTTTCGTTGTCGACACTGGTAACAACAACGTCTTTAGCGACGGATTTGCCTTTTTCCTTGGTCCTGTTGGCTATCCAATCCCACCAAACTCCGCCGCCTCTTCACTTGGATTATTCAACAGCACCACCAAACTCCGCAGCAATAACCAAATTGCAGCTGTTGAGTTTGACACTTTCGCAAACGAAGCCTTTGATCCGCAAAAGTGGCATGTCGGGATAGACATAAACAGTATCTCCTCCGTAGATACTGCCAGTTGGACAAATGTTAGCAGCAACAGCGGGAAGCTGGGACATGCATGGATAACTTACAATGCCACTTCCAAAAACCTTAGTGTGTTTTGGACGTATGACGAAAACCCTGTTTTTGTGAACAACTCTTCTCTTTCTCACCAGATTGACTTACGAGAGGTTCTCCTCGAAAAGGTTACAATAGGATTTTCAGCTTCTACCGGAGTGTTCCCAGAACGACATCTCATATATTCATGGGAATTCAGTTCAAGCTTGGATTTTACTAGCAAacaaaaaaaggtcgtacccagtgcacaaggctcccgctttacgcagagtcagaacgaaaaaaaaagggacaagAGATTCTTGATAGTGGCGGTTGCAGTTTCTTTTTTCGTTTTGATGTTTTGTGTAGCCATATGCAGGTTGGTGATCAAGAAGAAGCGCGTATATAGGACCGACGCGCCCTCGGTGAATACGAATCTTGAGGGACTGGCATTTCCGAAACGATTTGCTTACAAAGAATTAGCTGCAGCCACCAACGGCTTTGCTAACGATGTGAGGCTAGGCCAAGGAGGTTCGGGACAAGTTTACAAAGGAATGTTAAAAGACCTTGGATGCGCAGTTGCGGTTAAGAGGATCTTCGCAGAATCAGAGCATCACGAGAAAATATTCGTCAATGAAGTCAAAATACTAAGCCGATTGATTCACAGGAACCTGGTGCAGTTCATTGGATGGTGTCATGAGCAAGGCGAGTGCTTACTTGTTTACGCATACATGCCTAATGGCAGCCTTGACATGCATCTATTCGGCCATGGAGCAGCACTGCAATGGGATTTTCGGTATAAGATTGCTTTAGGCTTGGCCTCGGCTCTTCATTATCTACACGAAGATGTGGAGCAGTGTGTCCTTCACAGGGATATCAAATCAGCTAATGTGTTGTTGGATGACGAATTCAGCACAAAGCTTGGTGATTTTGGGATTGCGAAGCTCATGGATCCGCGGTTCAGGACTCAAACAACAGGGGTGGTGGGGACTTTCGGGTACATGGCCCCCGAATatgagaagggagggagggcaAGTAAAGAATCCGACATGTTTAGCTTTGGAGTTGTGGCCTTGGAACTTGCATGCGGTAGGAGGACTTTCCATGACGGAGAACTTGACGTGCCGCTTGTGAGTTGGGTTTGGCAACTCTACCTTGCCGGAAATCTGCTCTACGCAGCTGATGAAAGGTTAGATTCGAACTTCGACATAAATGAAATGGAATGCTTGTTAATTGTGGGATTATGGTGCACTAATCCCGACAATAAGGAAAGGCCGAAAGCTGGACAAGTGATGAATGTTCTTCAGCTTGAAGCGCCATTGCCGGATCTTCCGCACGACATGCATGATCTTCCGCTGCCTCAGCTTCAGTAA
- the LOC126632409 gene encoding L-type lectin-domain containing receptor kinase IX.1-like: MIFHYSNKRYIFSVFFLSIHLFAPFANPLSFSFPQFDSGSNKIHYAGDARLSYTKIELNQQLGSPCVGRATYSEPLQLWDSTTSLLADFATHFTFTVNFGDSPYIGDGFAFFLAPVGYPIPPNSHSGNLGLFNKTTNLVVSQNHIVAVEFDNFKNEQWDPPAPHVGINVNQISSTVSGSWDLRSKSENVGHAWITYNASSNNLSVFWTYDVSPVFVDNSSLFSVIDLRKVLPEQVTIGFSASAVQKQRHVIRSWEFNSSLDSVEVAIKQKEKKTKKAILITAVVASSFVLMLGVAICCFCLLVVKKRRNRNDGHAKHSNDLNLEKLAFPKRFSYKELVAATNGFEDDRKLGQGGSGQVYEGILQDLGCAVAVKRIFAKIKNHEKIFTTEVKIICRLMHKNLVQFIGWCHEEGKCLLVYSYMPNGSLDMHLFGPRTTLQWSFRYKIALGLASALHYLHEDAERCVLHRDIKSANVLLDNDFSAKLGDFGIAKLVDPLVRTQTTGVVGTYGYMAPEYAKGGKATKESDMFSFGVVALELACGRRTYEDAGYHEPLFSWAWKLYLAGNLLDVADERLCMNFNRNEMECLLVVGLWCTRPDHEERPKAGQVVKVLQLEAPLPELPQNMHEYLLPQRPQQAFSSHGSITDTFEDAGR; encoded by the coding sequence ATGATCTTTCACTACTCAAACAAGCGCTACATTTTTAGTGTCTTCTTCCTTTCCATCCATCTTTTCGCTCCCTTTGCCAATCCACTTTCCTTCAGCTTCCCACAATTCGACTCTGGCTCAAATAAAATACACTACGCGGGCGATGCCCGTCTCTCCTACACAAAGATCGAACTCAACCAGCAGCTGGGGTCACCCTGTGTCGGGCGAGCTACGTATTCAGAGCCTCTGCAGTTATGGGACTCTACTACGAGCTTGCTCGCAGACTTCGCCACTCATTTCACGTTTACTGTCAATTTTGGCGACAGTCCGTACATTGGCGACGGTTTTGCCTTTTTTCTTGCACCCGTTGGCTATCCTATTCCGCCCAACTCCCACAGCGGTAATCTAGGATTGTTCAACAAAACAACTAATCTTGTAGTGTCACAAAACCATATTGTAGCTGTTGAGTTTGATAACTTCAAAAACGAGCAGTGGGATCCACCTGCGCCCCACGTGGGGATCAACGTGAATCAGATTTCCTCCACGGTTAGTGGCAGTTGGGATCTTAGAAGCAAAAGTGAGAACGTTGGTCATGCATGGATAACTTACAATGCTTCCTCCAACAACCTCAGTGTGTTTTGGACATACGACGTAAGCCCTGTTTTTGTGGACAactcttctcttttttctgTCATTGACTTGCGAAAGGTTCTCCCCGAGCAGGTTACAATTGGGTTTTCTGCTTCTGCTGTTCAGAAGCAGCGGCATGTTATAAGATCATGGGAATTCAATTCCAGTTTGGATTCTGTTGAGGTAGCCATCAaacagaaggaaaagaaaacgaaGAAGGCAATCTTGATCACGGCAGTTGTAGCTTCTTCTTTCGTTTTGATGCTTGGTGTAGCCATTTGCTGTTTCTGTTTGTTGGTGGTTAAGAAGCGAAGAAATCGGAATGATGGACATGCAAAGCACTCGAATGATTTGAATCTTGAGAAACTGGCATTTCCGAAACGGTTTTCTTACAAAGAATTAGTTGCAGCAACCAATGGCTTTGAGGACGATAGAAAGCTAGGCCAAGGAGGGTCAGGACAAGTTTATGAAGGAATATTACAAGATCTTGGATGTGCGGTTGCTGTGAAGAGAATCTTTGCCAAGATTAAGAACCATGAGAAAATCTTCACCACTGAAGTAAAAATAATATGTCGTTTGATGCACAAGAATCTGGTGCAATTCATTGGATGGTGTCACGAGGAAGGCAAATGCTTACTTGTTTATTCGTACATGCCTAATGGCAGCCTTGACATGCATCTATTTGGCCCTAGAACAACCCTGCAATGGAGTTTCAGATATAAAATAGCTTTAGGCTTGGCCTCGGCGCTTCATTATCTACACGAAGATGCAGAGCGGTGTGTTCTTCATAGGGATATCAAATCAGCTAATGTCCTGTTGGACAACGATTTCAGTGCTAAGCTTGGGGATTTTGGGATTGCGAAGCTTGTGGATCCACTGGTCAGGACTCAAACAACAGGGGTGGTAGGGACTTACGGCTACATGGCACCGGAATATGCGAAAGGAGGGAAGGCCACTAAGGAATCTGATATGTTTAGTTTTGGAGTTGTGGCCTTGGAACTTGCATGTGGAAGGAGAACTTACGAGGATGCCGGATATCATGAGCCGCTCTTCAGTTGGGCTTGGAAGCTGTACCTTGCAGGAAATCTTCTCGACGTGGCGGACGAGAGATTGTGTATGAATTTCAATAGAAATGAAATGGAATGCTTGTTAGTTGTGGGATTATGGTGCACTCGCCCTGACCACGAGGAGAGACCAAAAGCAggacaagtagtgaaggttctTCAGCTCGAAGCACCCTTGCCCGAACTTCCCCAAAATATGCATGAATATCTACTGCCTCAACGTCCACAACAAGCTTTCTCCTCTCACGGATCCATTACTGATACCTTTGAAGATGCAGGTCGGTAG
- the LOC126632416 gene encoding L-type lectin-domain containing receptor kinase IX.1-like: MFQSILASFILIVISFLAPLAHPLSFKITQFDQTTKNISYEGDASRVSRAIQLNEKSSWMVGRATYTEPLHLWDSSTGSLADFTTHFTFIVDTGNKSDFSDGFAFFLGPVGHPIPVNSAGSLLGLFNSTDESNKQIVAVEFDTFANEAFDPQKWHVGININSINSVDTASWKNVSSNSGKLGHAWITYNATSKNLSVFWTYDENPVFVNNSSLSHQIDLREVLLEKVTIGFSASTGVFPERHLIYSWEFSSSLNFTSKQNERKRDKRFLIVAVAVSFFVLMFCVAICWLVIKKKRVYRTDAPSVNTNLEGLAFPKRFAYKELAAATNGFANDVRLGQGGSGQVYKGMLKDLGCAVAVKRIFAESEYDEKIFVNEVKILSRLIHRNLVQFIGWCHEQGECLLVYAYMPNGSLDTHLFGHRAVLQWDFRFKIALGLASALHYLHEDVEQCVLHRDIKSANVLLDDEFSTKLGDFGIAKLMDPRFRTQTTGVVGTFGYMAPEYEKGGRASKESDMFSFGVVALELACGRRTFHDGELDVPLVSWVWQLYLAGNLLYAADERLDSNFDINEMECLLIVGLWCTNPDNKERPKAGQVMNVLQLEAPLPDLPHDMHDLPLPQLQ; encoded by the coding sequence ATGTTTCAAAGCATTCTAGCAAGTTTCATCCTCATTGTCATTAGTTTTTTGGCTCCCCTTGCACATCCGCTGTCCTTCAAAATAACGCAATTCGACCAAACTACAAAGAACATATCTTATGAAGGTGATGCCTCGCGGGTATCCAGAGCAATTCAACTCAACGAAAAAAGTTCATGGATGGTTGGGCGGGCTACGTACACAGAGCCTCTCCACCTGTGGGACTCTAGTACAGGATCACTGGCAGATTTCACTACTCATTTCACTTTCATTGTCGACACTGGTAACAAGAGCGACTTTAGTGACGGATTTGCCTTTTTCCTTGGTCCTGTTGGCCATCCAATCCCAGTAAACTCCGCCGGCTCTCTACTCGGATTATTCAACAGCACCGatgaaagcaataaacaaaTTGTAGCTGTTGAGTTTGACACTTTCGCAAACGAAGCCTTTGATCCGCAAAAGTGGCATGTCGGGATAAACATAAACAGTATCAACTCCGTAGATACTGCCAGTTGGAAAAATGTTAGCAGCAACAGCGGGAAGCTGGGACATGCATGGATAACTTACAATGCCACTTCCAAAAACCTTAGTGTGTTTTGGACGTATGACGAAAACCCTGTTTTTGTGAACAACTCTTCTCTTTCTCACCAGATTGACTTACGAGAGGTTCTCCTCGAAAAGGTTACAATAGGATTTTCAGCTTCTACCGGAGTGTTCCCAGAACGACATCTCATATATTCTTGGGAATTCAGTTCAAGCTTGAATTTTACTAGCAAACAGAACGAAAGAAAAAGGGACAAGAGATTCTTGATAGTGGCGGTTGCAGTTTCTTTTTTCGTTTTGATGTTTTGTGTGGCCATATGCTGGTTGGTGATCAAGAAGAAGCGCGTATATAGGACCGACGCACCCTCGGTGAATACGAATCTTGAGGGACTGGCATTTCCGAAACGATTTGCTTACAAAGAATTAGCTGCAGCCACCAACGGCTTTGCTAACGATGTGAGGCTAGGCCAAGGAGGTTCGGGACAAGTTTACAAAGGAATGTTAAAAGACCTTGGATGCGCAGTTGCGGTGAAGAGGATCTTCGCAGAATCAGAGTATGACGAGAAAATATTCGTCAATGAAGTCAAAATACTAAGCCGATTGATTCACAGGAACCTGGTGCAGTTCATTGGATGGTGTCATGAGCAAGGCGAATGCTTACTTGTTTACGCATACATGCCTAATGGCAGCCTTGACACGCATCTATTCGGCCATAGAGCAGTACTGCAATGGGATTTTCGGTTTAAGATTGCTTTAGGCTTGGCCTCGGCTCTTCATTATCTACACGAAGATGTGGAGCAGTGTGTCCTTCACAGGGATATCAAATCAGCTAATGTGTTGTTGGATGACGAATTCAGCACAAAGCTTGGTGATTTTGGGATTGCGAAGCTCATGGATCCGCGGTTCAGGACTCAAACAACAGGGGTGGTAGGGACTTTCGGGTACATGGCCCCCGAATatgagaagggagggagggcaAGTAAAGAATCCGACATGTTTAGCTTTGGAGTTGTGGCCTTGGAACTTGCATGCGGTAGGAGGACTTTCCATGACGGAGAACTTGACGTGCCGCTTGTGAGTTGGGTTTGGCAACTCTACCTTGCCGGAAATCTGCTCTACGCAGCTGATGAAAGGTTAGATTCGAACTTCGACATAAATGAAATGGAATGCTTGTTAATTGTGGGATTATGGTGCACTAATCCCGACAATAAGGAAAGGCCGAAAGCTGGACAAGTGATGAATGTTCTTCAGCTTGAAGCGCCATTGCCGGATCTTCCGCACGACATGCATGATCTTCCGCTGCCTCAGCTTCAGTAA